Proteins encoded by one window of Cetobacterium sp. ZOR0034:
- a CDS encoding helix-turn-helix domain-containing protein, with amino-acid sequence MEGKVKFLSAKEVADMAKISETSAYRLIKKLNEELEKKGKITIKGKISKRYFEEKTCI; translated from the coding sequence ATGGAAGGAAAGGTAAAGTTTTTATCGGCAAAGGAGGTTGCAGATATGGCAAAGATATCGGAAACATCAGCTTATAGACTAATAAAAAAATTAAATGAAGAGTTAGAGAAGAAGGGGAAAATAACTATTAAAGGAAAAATTAGTAAAAGATATTTTGAAGAAAAAACATGTATATAA